From Dehalococcoidales bacterium, a single genomic window includes:
- a CDS encoding nucleotidyltransferase domain-containing protein gives MLQMHLITTINQKVLGLLAKFSDEEFYEREVARKLGISTGSANRSLNGLYSTGAVLRRREGKMYFYSIDSSNAASTEFKKMVNLMLVEPLIEELKKMSNRIILYGSCALGTDTSESDLDLFVVSSRKEDVANAIGDFKFPKGFENIHIQSVIRTPVELLESGESERTFIEEVDRGILLWEMVAGESRV, from the coding sequence ATGCTACAGATGCATCTAATCACTACGATCAACCAAAAGGTGCTGGGCCTGCTTGCGAAATTCTCGGACGAGGAGTTCTATGAGCGGGAAGTAGCTCGTAAGCTCGGGATATCTACCGGCTCGGCAAACCGGTCACTAAACGGGCTATATTCCACAGGGGCTGTCCTACGCCGTCGAGAGGGTAAAATGTATTTCTATTCTATCGATTCCTCTAATGCTGCCTCCACCGAGTTCAAGAAAATGGTGAATCTTATGCTGGTTGAACCATTAATAGAGGAACTGAAGAAGATGTCAAATCGTATTATACTATATGGCAGTTGTGCTCTCGGAACTGATACCTCTGAGAGTGATTTGGATTTATTCGTGGTATCGAGCAGAAAGGAAGATGTGGCCAATGCCATCGGTGATTTTAAATTCCCGAAGGGATTTGAGAATATTCATATTCAATCGGTGATTAGAACCCCCGTCGAGCTACTGGAGAGTGGAGAATCGGAGCGGACTTTCATAGAAGAAGTTGATCGCGGCATACTATTATGGGAAATGGTGGCTGGTGAATCAAGAGTTTAA
- a CDS encoding HEPN domain-containing protein, with amino-acid sequence MNQEFKQCLENKKVVSFTRGKNLVKKELSAAKSDLLDARSGYENERYKWSTIQGYYAMFHAARALVYSRGYREKSHYYLAVALRALFVDEGIMDAQLVRDFLNAMNLREAADYEAEFSQSGAKAVIASAEKFIVKAAAILGVSEYSL; translated from the coding sequence GTGAATCAAGAGTTTAAGCAGTGTCTCGAAAACAAAAAGGTCGTTTCCTTCACCAGAGGTAAAAACCTGGTTAAGAAGGAACTCTCAGCCGCCAAAAGCGACCTGTTGGATGCAAGATCGGGCTATGAGAATGAGCGCTACAAATGGTCGACTATCCAGGGCTATTATGCTATGTTCCATGCCGCCAGAGCGCTTGTCTACTCTCGGGGCTATCGTGAAAAGAGTCACTACTACCTGGCTGTAGCTTTGAGAGCACTATTTGTGGACGAAGGTATAATGGATGCTCAGCTAGTTCGTGACTTTCTCAATGCTATGAATCTCCGCGAAGCTGCTGATTATGAAGCTGAATTCTCTCAATCTGGAGCGAAGGCAGTCATTGCTTCGGCAGAGAAGTTCATTGTAAAGGCAGCCGCTATTTTAGGTG